In Streptomyces sp. NBC_00414, a single window of DNA contains:
- the urtB gene encoding urea ABC transporter permease subunit UrtB: MTVILGQTFTGISIGAVLLLIALGLSLTFGQMNVINMAHGEFIMAGAYTTYVLQKSISGAGLSLLVALPVAFLVAGALGALLEWVLIRRLYLRPLDTLLVTWGVSLMLQQLARDIFGAPNVQTRAPDLLTGNITVIGGADPLTCASSRLFILALAVAAVVALSLTLRLTSLGRRIRGVVQNRDLAEVSGISTSRVDRTAFFLGSGLAGVAGVALTLVGPIGPTMGTNIIIDAFLVIVVGGIGQLKGTVIVAFVLGAMQSVLEYSTTVSVAKVLVLVAIVAFLQWRPQGLYTLRTRSLV; the protein is encoded by the coding sequence ATGACCGTGATCCTCGGTCAGACCTTCACCGGCATCAGCATCGGTGCCGTCCTGCTGCTCATCGCGCTCGGTCTCTCGCTCACCTTCGGCCAGATGAACGTCATCAACATGGCCCACGGCGAGTTCATCATGGCCGGCGCCTACACCACGTACGTCCTCCAGAAGTCGATCTCCGGTGCCGGCCTGTCCCTGCTCGTGGCGCTGCCCGTCGCCTTCCTGGTGGCGGGGGCGCTCGGCGCGCTGCTGGAGTGGGTGCTCATCCGGCGCCTGTACCTGCGCCCGCTCGACACACTGCTCGTCACCTGGGGTGTGTCGCTGATGCTCCAGCAGCTCGCCCGGGACATCTTCGGCGCGCCCAACGTACAGACCCGGGCGCCCGACCTGCTCACCGGCAACATCACCGTCATCGGCGGCGCCGACCCGCTGACCTGCGCCAGCAGCCGGCTTTTCATCCTCGCTCTCGCCGTCGCGGCCGTCGTCGCGCTGTCGCTGACACTGCGGCTGACCTCGCTCGGCCGCCGCATCCGCGGGGTCGTGCAGAACCGGGACCTGGCCGAGGTGTCCGGCATCTCCACCTCGCGGGTGGACAGGACCGCGTTCTTCCTCGGTTCCGGGCTCGCCGGGGTCGCGGGCGTCGCGCTGACGCTGGTCGGCCCGATCGGGCCGACGATGGGCACCAACATCATCATCGACGCGTTCCTGGTGATCGTGGTCGGCGGCATCGGACAGCTCAAGGGCACGGTGATCGTCGCCTTCGTCCTCGGTGCCATGCAGTCCGTCCTGGAGTACTCCACCACCGTCAGCGTGGCGAAGGTGCTCGTCCTCGTGGCCATCGTCGCCTTCCTCCAGTGGCGGCCCCAGGGGCTGTACACGCTGCGTACGAGGAGTCTCGTATGA
- the urtA gene encoding urea ABC transporter substrate-binding protein has translation MLAGAAALATAVALTACGAKTDAAGGSSDQAAKADTSGDTVKVGLLNSLSGTMAISEVTVRDSLKLAIEEINASGGVLGKQIKPVSEDGASDWPTFAEKASKLIKEDRVAATFGCWTSASRKAVKPVFEKNKSLLFYPVQYEGLEESPYIFYTGATTNQQIVPALDYLKSQGEKSIYLVGSDYVFPRTANKIIKAYAKANGMKVLGEDYAPLGSTEFSTIANKVKASKADAVFNTLNGDSNVAFFKEYKSAGLTAKSMPVVSVSIAEEEVKSIGSQYLAGQLTAWNYYQTTPGAANTEFVKAYKAEYGKDKPTSDPMEAAYTSVYLWKAMVEKAKSFDPEKVKAASDGITFDAPEGKVTVDGASQHIYKTARIGKIGTDGLIEQVWDSGKAIEPDPFLKGYDWASGLS, from the coding sequence GTGCTGGCGGGTGCCGCCGCACTCGCGACCGCCGTCGCGCTCACCGCGTGCGGCGCCAAGACCGACGCAGCGGGCGGCTCGTCCGACCAGGCCGCCAAGGCCGACACGAGCGGCGACACCGTGAAGGTCGGCCTGCTCAACTCGCTCTCCGGCACCATGGCGATCAGCGAGGTGACCGTACGCGACTCACTGAAGCTGGCGATCGAGGAGATCAACGCCTCGGGCGGGGTGCTCGGCAAGCAGATCAAGCCGGTCAGCGAGGACGGCGCCTCCGACTGGCCGACGTTCGCCGAGAAGGCCTCCAAGCTCATCAAGGAGGACCGGGTCGCGGCCACCTTCGGCTGCTGGACCTCCGCGAGCCGCAAAGCGGTGAAACCCGTCTTCGAGAAGAACAAGTCCCTGCTGTTCTATCCCGTGCAGTACGAGGGCCTCGAAGAATCCCCGTACATCTTCTACACGGGGGCCACCACCAATCAGCAGATCGTCCCGGCGCTCGACTATCTCAAGAGCCAGGGCGAGAAGAGTATTTACCTCGTCGGCAGCGACTATGTCTTCCCGCGCACCGCCAACAAGATCATCAAGGCGTACGCGAAGGCCAACGGCATGAAGGTGCTCGGTGAGGACTACGCGCCGCTGGGCTCCACGGAGTTCAGCACGATCGCCAACAAGGTGAAGGCGTCGAAGGCCGACGCCGTCTTCAACACCCTCAACGGCGACTCGAACGTGGCCTTCTTCAAGGAGTACAAGTCGGCGGGACTGACCGCGAAGAGCATGCCGGTCGTCTCGGTGTCGATCGCCGAGGAAGAGGTCAAGTCGATCGGATCGCAGTACCTGGCGGGGCAGTTGACGGCCTGGAACTACTACCAGACCACGCCCGGCGCGGCGAACACCGAGTTCGTGAAGGCGTACAAGGCCGAGTACGGCAAGGACAAGCCGACCAGCGACCCGATGGAGGCCGCGTACACCTCGGTGTATCTGTGGAAGGCGATGGTCGAGAAGGCGAAGTCCTTCGACCCGGAGAAGGTCAAGGCCGCCTCGGACGGCATCACCTTCGACGCCCCCGAGGGCAAGGTCACCGTGGACGGCGCCAGCCAGCACATCTACAAGACCGCCCGGATCGGGAAGATCGGTACCGACGGGCTGATCGAGCAGGTGTGGGACTCCGGCAAGGCGATCGAGCCGGACCCGTTCCTGAAGGGCTACGACTGGGCCTCCGGCCTCTCCTGA
- a CDS encoding substrate-binding domain-containing protein: protein MVRPDPPPLDPSPIDPLPLGWFTADDSVVSVALVFPLQGAAGIFGPTCELCARLAAEQVNRSGGVLGKELRLLPVDGGAEPRHVAEKVEALVDLGIVQGVTGWHISSVRQALAPRIAHRVPYVYTALYEGGEHTAGVFLTSETPDDQLRPAMGLLAREHGVRRWFVVGNDYVWPRRTARASHRYARESGGAVCAEAYLPLGTHDFGGVLRRIERSDADGVLMLLVGSDAVRFNRAFAASGLDERCLRLSTLMDENMLMASGPTATAGLYSTAGFFASLANQDTLDFQGQYAGRYGVEAPALGSLGESCYEGVLLLAALIERARTLDVTVIGAAADTVSYEGPRGLLRLRGSHVRQRIYLARADGVDFDVVAQLNLHGSRS, encoded by the coding sequence ATGGTCCGGCCCGACCCGCCTCCGCTCGACCCGTCCCCGATCGACCCGCTCCCGCTCGGCTGGTTCACGGCCGACGACTCGGTCGTCAGCGTGGCACTGGTCTTCCCCCTGCAGGGCGCCGCCGGAATCTTCGGGCCCACCTGCGAGTTGTGCGCGCGGCTCGCCGCGGAGCAGGTCAACCGCTCGGGCGGAGTGCTCGGCAAGGAACTGCGGCTGCTGCCGGTCGACGGCGGCGCCGAACCACGGCACGTCGCCGAGAAGGTCGAGGCGCTGGTGGACCTCGGCATCGTGCAGGGCGTCACCGGCTGGCACATCTCGTCCGTGCGCCAGGCACTCGCGCCGCGGATCGCCCACCGGGTGCCCTATGTGTATACGGCGCTGTACGAGGGCGGGGAGCACACGGCGGGCGTGTTCCTCACGAGCGAGACCCCCGACGACCAACTCCGGCCCGCCATGGGCCTGTTGGCCAGGGAACACGGGGTGCGCCGCTGGTTCGTCGTCGGCAACGACTACGTGTGGCCCCGCCGCACGGCCAGGGCCTCGCACCGCTACGCACGCGAGTCGGGCGGCGCCGTCTGCGCGGAGGCGTATCTGCCGCTCGGCACCCATGACTTCGGCGGAGTGCTGCGGCGCATCGAGCGCTCGGACGCGGACGGCGTGCTGATGCTGCTCGTGGGTAGCGACGCGGTGCGCTTCAACCGGGCTTTCGCCGCGTCCGGGCTCGACGAGCGGTGCCTGCGACTGAGCACCCTGATGGACGAGAACATGCTGATGGCGAGCGGCCCGACAGCCACCGCCGGCCTCTACAGCACGGCCGGCTTCTTCGCCTCCCTCGCCAATCAGGACACGCTCGACTTCCAGGGCCAGTACGCCGGACGGTACGGCGTGGAGGCACCGGCCCTCGGCAGTCTCGGTGAATCGTGTTACGAGGGCGTGCTGTTGCTCGCCGCGCTCATCGAACGGGCCAGGACGCTGGACGTCACCGTGATCGGCGCCGCCGCCGACACCGTCTCCTACGAGGGCCCGCGCGGACTGCTCCGGCTGCGCGGCAGCCATGTGCGCCAGCGGATCTACCTGGCACGGGCGGACGGGGTGGACTTCGACGTGGTGGCCCAGCTGAATCTTCACGGGTCCCGGTCTTGA
- a CDS encoding MarR family winged helix-turn-helix transcriptional regulator: MPTPPPRRSQDLVHLLTRAERLTARRLQAALEEHGCTLDAWRVLSLLSDGEGHPMTAVAEAAFLPPATLTKLVDHLVDQNLVHRRVDPLDRRRILAHLTPRGETYWRRVDGEVRTRLPALSGGDEELLRGLLHRLVDTLDGASAESSV; this comes from the coding sequence ATGCCGACCCCACCTCCGCGCCGGTCGCAGGACCTCGTGCACCTCTTGACGCGGGCCGAACGGCTGACGGCGCGCCGGCTCCAGGCCGCCCTGGAGGAGCACGGCTGCACGCTCGACGCCTGGCGCGTGCTGTCCCTGCTCTCCGACGGTGAGGGGCACCCCATGACGGCGGTCGCCGAAGCGGCCTTCCTGCCGCCCGCGACCCTCACCAAACTGGTCGACCACCTCGTCGACCAGAACCTGGTCCACCGCCGGGTCGACCCCCTCGACCGGCGGCGCATCCTCGCCCACCTCACTCCGCGCGGCGAGACGTACTGGCGGCGCGTCGACGGCGAGGTGCGCACGCGGTTGCCCGCCCTGAGCGGCGGCGACGAGGAACTGCTGCGCGGGCTGCTGCACCGGCTGGTGGACACGCTCGACGGGGCGTCGGCGGAATCGTCCGTCTGA
- a CDS encoding aldehyde dehydrogenase family protein gives MNQPTPEQPADVVARLRATFRSGRTKPVEWRTGQLSHLREMLTEDGAELAAALHADLGKSSTEAFRTEIDFVVREIDHTLEHLEEWLRPEPAPVPAHLGADATGWTRYDALGVVLVIAPWNYPAQLLLAPMLGAIAAGNAVVVKPSELAPATSAELARLLPRYLDTEAVAVVEGDIPETTALLAERFDHIFYTGNGTVGRIVMTAAAQHLTPVTLELGGKSPAFVDRDADLTVVAERLARGKFLNAGQTCVAPDYVLTDPETARALEPVLAGAVETLYGADASTSGEYGRIINERHFDRLSGLLESGRVVVGGATDRATKYIAPTVLADVAPDAPVMREEIFGPVLPIVTVPGLDEAIDFINDRDKPLALYAFTESDTTRERLAAETSSGGLGLGLPLAHLTVSDLPFGGVGESGMGNYHGRYSIETFSHRKAVLEKPLS, from the coding sequence GTGAACCAGCCCACCCCCGAGCAGCCCGCCGACGTCGTGGCCCGGCTGCGCGCCACCTTCCGCTCCGGCCGCACCAAGCCCGTCGAGTGGCGCACCGGCCAGCTGAGCCACCTGCGCGAGATGCTCACCGAGGACGGCGCGGAACTCGCCGCCGCCCTCCACGCCGACCTGGGCAAGAGCTCCACCGAAGCGTTCCGCACGGAGATCGACTTCGTGGTGCGGGAGATCGACCACACCCTCGAACACCTCGAAGAGTGGCTGCGCCCCGAGCCCGCACCCGTCCCCGCGCACCTCGGCGCGGACGCGACGGGCTGGACGCGTTACGACGCGCTCGGTGTCGTCCTGGTCATCGCCCCCTGGAACTATCCGGCGCAGCTCCTGCTGGCGCCGATGCTCGGCGCGATCGCCGCGGGCAACGCGGTGGTCGTCAAGCCCAGCGAGCTGGCCCCGGCCACCTCCGCCGAGCTGGCCAGGCTGCTGCCGCGGTACCTGGACACCGAGGCCGTCGCCGTCGTCGAGGGCGACATCCCCGAGACCACGGCCCTGCTCGCCGAGCGCTTCGACCACATCTTCTACACCGGCAACGGCACGGTCGGCCGCATCGTGATGACCGCCGCCGCCCAGCACCTCACCCCGGTCACCCTCGAACTCGGCGGCAAGTCCCCGGCCTTCGTCGACCGGGACGCCGACCTCACCGTCGTCGCCGAGCGCCTGGCCCGCGGCAAGTTCCTCAACGCCGGACAGACCTGCGTCGCGCCCGACTACGTCCTGACCGACCCGGAGACCGCCCGCGCCCTGGAGCCCGTACTGGCCGGGGCCGTCGAGACGCTGTACGGGGCCGACGCGTCCACCTCCGGAGAGTACGGGCGGATCATCAACGAGCGGCACTTCGACCGGCTCAGCGGACTGCTCGAATCCGGCCGGGTCGTCGTCGGCGGCGCCACCGACCGCGCCACGAAGTACATCGCGCCGACCGTCCTGGCGGATGTCGCCCCCGACGCGCCCGTCATGCGCGAGGAGATCTTCGGCCCGGTCCTGCCGATCGTGACCGTCCCCGGCCTCGACGAGGCCATCGACTTCATCAACGACCGCGACAAGCCCCTGGCCCTGTACGCCTTCACCGAGTCGGACACCACCCGGGAGCGGCTCGCCGCCGAGACCTCGTCCGGCGGCCTCGGCCTCGGTCTGCCGCTCGCCCATCTCACCGTCTCCGACCTGCCCTTCGGCGGAGTGGGGGAGAGCGGCATGGGCAACTACCACGGCCGCTACTCGATCGAGACGTTCAGCCACCGCAAGGCGGTACTGGAGAAGCCGCTGAGCTGA
- a CDS encoding glycoside hydrolase family 19 protein, translated as MSRRRISAFVAAIVLGTAAPVLLPASSASAAACSSYPSWVAGKSYVTGNIVRYTDGKAYIAEHDNPGYDPTISTWYWEPYACDNGPTNPSGFVVSEAQFNQMFPNRNGFYTYSGLKAAMSAYPAFANTGSDTVKKQEAAAFLANVNHETGGLVHIVEQNTANYPHYCDWGQPYGCPAGQAAYYGRGPIQLSWNFNYKAAGDALGIDLLNNPWLVQNDAAVAWKTGLWYWNTQSGPGSMTGHNAMVNGAGFGQTIRSINGSLECDGKNPAQVQSRVDSYQRFVGILGTSAGSNLYC; from the coding sequence GTGTCGAGGCGCCGTATCTCCGCGTTCGTGGCCGCGATCGTCCTAGGAACCGCCGCACCCGTGCTGTTGCCGGCCTCCAGCGCGTCCGCCGCGGCCTGTTCGAGCTATCCGAGCTGGGTGGCCGGCAAGTCCTACGTGACCGGCAACATCGTCCGGTACACCGACGGCAAGGCGTACATAGCCGAGCACGACAACCCGGGCTACGACCCCACCATCAGCACCTGGTACTGGGAGCCGTACGCCTGTGACAACGGACCCACCAACCCCTCAGGGTTCGTCGTCAGCGAGGCGCAGTTCAACCAGATGTTCCCGAACCGGAACGGTTTCTACACGTACAGCGGCCTGAAGGCCGCGATGAGCGCCTACCCGGCGTTCGCGAACACCGGCAGCGACACGGTGAAGAAGCAGGAGGCAGCGGCCTTCCTCGCCAACGTCAACCACGAGACCGGCGGTCTGGTCCACATCGTCGAGCAGAACACCGCCAACTACCCGCACTACTGCGACTGGGGCCAGCCCTACGGCTGCCCGGCCGGCCAGGCCGCGTACTACGGCCGCGGGCCGATCCAGCTCAGCTGGAACTTCAACTACAAGGCCGCGGGCGACGCACTCGGCATCGACCTCCTGAACAACCCCTGGCTCGTGCAGAACGACGCGGCCGTGGCCTGGAAGACGGGCCTGTGGTACTGGAACACGCAGTCCGGCCCCGGCTCCATGACCGGCCACAACGCCATGGTCAACGGCGCGGGCTTCGGCCAGACGATCCGCAGCATCAACGGTTCGCTGGAGTGCGACGGCAAGAACCCGGCCCAGGTGCAGAGCCGGGTGGACAGCTACCAGCGGTTCGTCGGGATCCTCGGCACGTCGGCGGGCAGCAACCTGTACTGCTGA
- a CDS encoding DUF4190 domain-containing protein, giving the protein MRLTESRRRETGEQGTGGRQAGRRDTEGMAVASFVLGLVGLLVLNFFLGPVAIVLAVMALRRGTPRRFRALLGLWLGIADIVVLCVLIAVNGTTSWGIFG; this is encoded by the coding sequence ATGCGGCTTACCGAGTCCCGGCGACGGGAGACCGGCGAACAGGGCACCGGCGGGCGACAGGCCGGCCGGCGGGACACCGAGGGAATGGCCGTGGCCTCCTTCGTCCTCGGCCTGGTCGGACTCCTCGTCCTCAACTTCTTCCTCGGCCCCGTGGCCATCGTCCTGGCCGTCATGGCCCTGCGGCGGGGCACGCCCCGCCGCTTCAGGGCGCTGCTCGGGCTGTGGCTCGGCATCGCGGACATCGTGGTGCTCTGCGTCCTGATCGCGGTGAACGGCACCACCTCGTGGGGCATCTTCGGCTGA
- a CDS encoding ATP-grasp domain-containing protein, whose translation MQNVFVVGLDDANLPTLEAAAAARSLRYHPLLTIEELQGGEVSVPELIDKARAVLDAFDGRIDAIVGYWDFPVSTLVPILAEQYGTRSTSLESIVKCEHKYWSRLEQQKVTDRHPRFGRVDLDTDDPRPPENVRFPMWVKPALSYSSELAFGVEDMDEFRDAVRQIREGISRVGRPFEDILGRIELPPEMEGVGARVCLAEETMTGLQVAVEGYVHQGEVTVYGVLDSINYPGTSSFQRHQYPSTLPPAVIAQLHDVTERVMRRIGFESATFSVEYFFDPKTQEISLLEINPRHSQSHAELFEYVDGVPNHHAMLGLALGDDPAMPQRKGPYAMAAKWYYRWFTDGVVRDVPSADDLARIERESDGVRVDVTTEEGQILSDLSQQDSYSYELAHIFTGGNSEEDLRKKYDHCVAALGLAFDESPQDRPHA comes from the coding sequence GTGCAGAACGTCTTCGTGGTAGGTCTCGACGACGCCAACCTGCCGACGCTGGAAGCGGCTGCGGCGGCAAGGTCGCTGCGGTACCACCCGCTGCTGACGATCGAGGAACTGCAGGGCGGTGAGGTGTCCGTCCCCGAGCTCATCGACAAGGCCCGGGCCGTACTGGACGCCTTCGACGGCAGGATCGACGCGATCGTCGGCTACTGGGACTTCCCCGTGAGCACCCTCGTGCCGATCCTCGCCGAGCAGTACGGGACCCGCAGCACCAGCCTCGAGTCGATCGTCAAGTGCGAGCACAAGTACTGGAGTCGGCTGGAACAGCAGAAGGTCACCGACCGGCATCCGCGGTTCGGCCGGGTCGACCTGGACACCGACGACCCGCGGCCCCCGGAGAACGTACGGTTCCCGATGTGGGTCAAGCCCGCGCTCTCGTACTCCTCCGAACTCGCCTTCGGCGTCGAGGACATGGACGAGTTCCGGGACGCCGTCCGGCAGATACGCGAGGGGATCTCCCGGGTCGGCCGCCCCTTCGAGGACATCCTCGGCCGGATCGAACTGCCGCCCGAGATGGAGGGCGTCGGCGCCCGGGTCTGCCTCGCCGAAGAGACGATGACGGGCCTGCAGGTCGCCGTCGAGGGCTATGTCCACCAGGGCGAGGTGACCGTCTACGGCGTGCTGGACTCCATCAACTACCCCGGCACGTCCAGCTTCCAGCGGCACCAGTATCCCTCCACGCTGCCCCCGGCGGTGATCGCGCAGCTGCACGACGTCACCGAGCGCGTCATGCGCCGGATCGGCTTCGAGTCGGCCACCTTCAGCGTGGAGTACTTCTTCGACCCGAAGACCCAGGAGATCAGCCTGCTGGAGATCAACCCCAGGCACTCCCAGTCCCACGCCGAACTCTTCGAGTACGTCGACGGCGTGCCCAACCACCACGCCATGCTCGGCCTCGCCCTGGGCGACGATCCGGCCATGCCGCAGCGCAAGGGCCCGTACGCGATGGCCGCGAAGTGGTACTACCGCTGGTTCACCGACGGAGTCGTGCGCGACGTGCCCTCGGCCGACGACCTCGCCCGTATCGAGCGTGAGTCCGACGGCGTGCGCGTGGACGTCACCACCGAGGAGGGACAGATCCTCTCCGACCTGTCCCAGCAGGACTCCTACAGCTACGAACTGGCGCACATATTCACCGGCGGGAACAGCGAGGAAGACCTCCGGAAGAAGTACGACCACTGTGTGGCCGCGCTGGGACTCGCCTTCGACGAGAGCCCCCAGGACCGACCGCACGCCTGA
- a CDS encoding CocE/NonD family hydrolase yields MRYVSNLPYATKEEEDVRIPMPDGVQLSARVWRPTSSDNEPVPAVLEYIPYRKRDLTSVRDSMHHPYIAGHGYACVRVDLRGTGDSEGVLRDEYLEQEQADAEAVLAWLADQPWCDGTTGMMGLSWGAFAALQVAARQPPSLRAVVIASFTDDRHADDMHYMGGAMLSDNLAEAGTMFAYATCPPDPAVVGDRWREMWHERLENTGPWVLPWLRHQRRDDYWRHASVAEDYRAVRCPVLASSGWADGYSNAVTRLLGNLDVPRKGLIGPWSHKFPHLGEPGPAIGYLQEVVRWWDHWLKGVDNGVMDGPMLRTWMQDSVPPSTSYEERPGRWVSEPTWPSPQIHPVTYPLTRHRIGAPAEDGTVGEGGDESVGGGAEMTVRSPLSVGQFAGKWASYNAPPDLPYDQREEDGGSLVFETEPLTERLEILGSPTVELDLAADRPVAMVAARLSDVSPDGAATRVTYGLLNITRRESTENPEALEPGTRYRATVQLNGVAQAFPPGHRVRLSLSTSYWPLAWPPPEPALLSVYEGSSTLTLPVRPTDEPDGVPADPFEEPEGTSPLSVTRVTAPDARWEVKRDMVDYRAELEIVKDQGLVHFDEIDLDVGRRAYERYTSVADDFTSATGESTWTMRFRRDDWDVRVETHTRLTCDDTDFFVDATLDGYEGERRVFSRTWNETVPRDLL; encoded by the coding sequence ATGCGCTACGTGAGCAACCTGCCGTACGCGACGAAGGAAGAGGAGGACGTCCGTATCCCGATGCCCGACGGCGTCCAGCTGTCGGCCCGTGTCTGGCGCCCCACCTCTTCCGACAACGAACCCGTGCCCGCGGTGCTGGAGTACATCCCCTACCGCAAACGCGACCTCACCTCGGTGCGCGACTCCATGCACCACCCCTACATCGCCGGGCACGGCTATGCCTGTGTGCGCGTCGACCTGCGCGGCACCGGTGATTCCGAGGGCGTGCTGCGGGACGAGTACCTGGAACAGGAACAGGCCGACGCGGAAGCGGTCCTCGCCTGGCTGGCGGACCAGCCCTGGTGCGACGGCACCACGGGAATGATGGGCCTGTCCTGGGGGGCCTTCGCCGCACTCCAGGTCGCCGCGAGGCAGCCGCCGAGCCTGCGGGCCGTCGTCATCGCGTCCTTCACGGACGACCGGCACGCCGACGACATGCACTACATGGGCGGCGCCATGCTGTCCGACAACCTCGCCGAGGCGGGCACCATGTTCGCCTACGCCACCTGCCCGCCCGACCCCGCCGTGGTCGGCGACCGCTGGCGCGAGATGTGGCACGAACGCCTGGAGAACACCGGCCCCTGGGTGCTGCCCTGGCTGCGCCACCAGCGCCGGGACGACTACTGGCGGCACGCCTCGGTCGCCGAGGACTACCGGGCCGTGCGGTGCCCCGTCCTCGCCTCCAGCGGCTGGGCGGACGGCTACTCCAACGCCGTGACCCGGCTGCTCGGCAACCTGGACGTGCCCCGCAAGGGACTGATCGGCCCCTGGTCGCACAAGTTCCCCCACCTCGGAGAGCCCGGCCCCGCCATCGGCTACCTCCAGGAAGTGGTGCGCTGGTGGGACCACTGGCTGAAGGGCGTCGACAACGGCGTCATGGACGGCCCCATGCTGCGCACCTGGATGCAGGACAGCGTGCCTCCGTCCACCTCGTACGAGGAGCGTCCGGGCCGCTGGGTCTCGGAACCCACCTGGCCGTCCCCGCAGATCCATCCCGTCACGTACCCGCTGACCCGGCACCGGATCGGCGCTCCGGCCGAGGACGGGACCGTCGGTGAAGGGGGCGACGAGAGCGTCGGCGGGGGCGCCGAGATGACCGTACGGTCGCCGCTGTCCGTCGGGCAGTTCGCCGGCAAGTGGGCCTCCTACAACGCGCCCCCGGACCTGCCCTACGACCAGCGCGAGGAGGACGGCGGTTCCCTCGTCTTCGAGACCGAGCCGCTGACCGAGCGGCTGGAGATCCTCGGCTCGCCGACCGTGGAACTCGACCTCGCGGCCGACCGGCCGGTCGCGATGGTGGCCGCGCGCCTGTCCGACGTGAGTCCGGACGGCGCCGCCACCCGCGTCACCTACGGGCTGCTCAACATCACCCGGCGGGAGAGCACCGAGAACCCCGAGGCCCTGGAGCCGGGCACCCGCTACCGCGCGACCGTCCAGCTCAACGGAGTGGCCCAGGCGTTCCCGCCCGGCCACCGGGTCCGCCTCTCCCTGTCCACGTCGTACTGGCCGCTCGCCTGGCCGCCCCCCGAGCCGGCGCTGCTGAGCGTGTACGAGGGCTCCAGCACCCTCACGCTCCCCGTCCGCCCGACGGACGAACCGGACGGCGTGCCGGCGGACCCGTTCGAGGAGCCCGAGGGGACATCTCCGCTGTCCGTGACCCGGGTGACCGCCCCGGACGCGCGGTGGGAGGTGAAGCGCGACATGGTCGACTACCGCGCCGAACTGGAGATCGTGAAGGACCAGGGCCTCGTCCACTTCGACGAGATCGACCTCGACGTCGGCCGTCGCGCCTACGAGCGCTACACGTCCGTCGCCGACGACTTCACCTCGGCCACCGGTGAGTCGACCTGGACCATGCGCTTCAGGCGCGACGACTGGGATGTCCGCGTGGAGACGCACACCCGGCTGACCTGCGACGACACCGACTTCTTCGTGGACGCCACCCTGGACGGCTACGAGGGTGAGCGCCGGGTCTTCTCCCGCACGTGGAACGAGACGGTGCCACGGGACCTGCTGTAG
- a CDS encoding DUF3662 domain-containing protein gives MSTLTGLERAMERLGGSLLAHIRHKEPVELVEALHKECDDNIVVCSGSLTVVPNAYDVELAEFAHKELERNGGRIDQVLTDSLLRHGEKMGYEWAGPLTVHVTRSPDLPNGRYRVASHVMKNVRAGAFQH, from the coding sequence GTGAGCACACTCACTGGTCTGGAACGAGCGATGGAACGCCTCGGAGGGTCCCTGCTCGCGCACATCCGTCACAAGGAACCGGTCGAACTGGTCGAAGCCCTGCACAAGGAGTGCGACGACAACATAGTGGTGTGCAGCGGGAGCCTGACCGTCGTCCCCAACGCCTACGACGTCGAGCTGGCCGAGTTCGCCCACAAGGAACTGGAGCGCAACGGCGGGCGCATCGACCAGGTGCTCACCGACAGCCTGCTGCGGCACGGCGAGAAGATGGGCTATGAGTGGGCCGGCCCGCTCACGGTGCACGTCACCAGGTCCCCGGACCTGCCCAACGGCCGGTACCGGGTGGCGAGCCATGTCATGAAGAACGTGCGGGCCGGCGCCTTCCAGCACTGA
- a CDS encoding DUF5709 domain-containing protein: MSDDSMADDVYQPTGTNEEQADAAPLDLQDAVDERTYDDVLDEGYSPPEKPLGVTKTGVTAAEQHEGESLDERLSQEVPDAETPAGDGIGDLPYGEGEATDPEAGDERAGRLVAPDEGAHADMEEEAVASDVGIDGGAAGAEEAAMHVVPEEEEVPPTPLRRD; encoded by the coding sequence ATGAGCGACGACAGCATGGCGGACGACGTCTACCAGCCCACGGGGACCAACGAGGAGCAGGCGGACGCGGCCCCGCTGGATCTCCAGGACGCGGTGGACGAACGAACGTACGACGACGTGCTCGACGAGGGCTATTCGCCGCCCGAGAAGCCGCTGGGTGTCACCAAGACCGGCGTCACGGCGGCCGAGCAGCACGAGGGCGAGTCGCTCGACGAGCGGCTGAGCCAGGAGGTCCCCGACGCGGAGACCCCGGCCGGCGACGGCATCGGTGACCTGCCCTACGGGGAGGGCGAGGCGACCGACCCCGAGGCCGGAGACGAGCGCGCGGGCCGTCTGGTGGCGCCGGACGAGGGCGCGCACGCGGACATGGAGGAGGAGGCCGTCGCGTCGGACGTGGGCATCGACGGCGGGGCGGCGGGCGCCGAGGAGGCCGCGATGCACGTCGTACCCGAGGAGGAGGAAGTGCCTCCGACGCCCCTGCGGCGGGACTGA